Within Myceligenerans xiligouense, the genomic segment GATGGAGGCGGGGATCGACGTGCTGCTGGAGAAGCCGACCGCGGCGTCGCTCGCCGAGCACGAGGCGCTCGTCGCCGTCGCCGAACGGACCGGACGGCGGTGCCAGGTCGGGTTCCAGACGTTCGGGTCGCACGCGCTGCCCGCAGTCACCCGCATGGTCGCGCGCGGGGAGATCGGCGAGGTCACCGGGATCGGCGCGGTCGGCGCGTGGGTCCGGACGGCGTCGTACTGGAACCGTTCGGCATGGGCCGGGCGGCGACACCTCGACGGGCACGACGTGGTCGACGGTGTCGTGACGAACCCGCTCGCGCACGCCGTGGCGACGGCGCTGCGGATCGGTGGCGCCCGCCGGGCGGACGACGTCGCCTACGTGGACACCGACCTGTGGCGAGCGAACCCGATCGAGGCCGACGACACGTCGGCGGTCCGGGTCGTCGCCACGAACGGCACGCGATTCGGCTTCGGGCTCACGCTCTGCGCCGACGAGCGGACTCCCGCCCGGGTCATCGTGTACGGGACCGAGGGGACGATCACGCTGGAGTACGAGTTCGACCGCGTGCTGCTCCGTACCGGATCGGTGTCCGCCGAGAAGGAGTACGCCCGGACACCGCTCCTGGAGGACCTGCTCGCGGCACGCCGCACCGGTGGGCCGCTGCTCTGCGACGTCGCCGAGACCGGCGCGTTCATGCGGGTCCTGGAGGCCGTGCGGACGGGCCCGGAACCACGGGCGATCGCGTCCGACGGCGGCGCGGGCAACGCGGGCAGCGCGGACGGCATCGTGGAGTGGCGCGGCGAAGGCGACGGCCGGTGGCCCGTGATCACCGACGTCGAGTCCTGGTGCGAGAAGGTGGCGTCAACCCAAAAGCTCTTCACAGAACTGAACACCCCCTGGACACCCCGCTAGAACCAGGGCCCGCCGAACCACGACCGCAACCCGGCCCGGCCCGGCCCGGCTCACCGAACCG encodes:
- a CDS encoding Gfo/Idh/MocA family protein, with protein sequence MSSRESVARIAVVGVHGHGASHVRRVSELEERGEAKLTAVVDPREPEAEALGTSRATWFATLGDLLSQGDLPDVVVLSTPIHTHLPLAQAAMEAGIDVLLEKPTAASLAEHEALVAVAERTGRRCQVGFQTFGSHALPAVTRMVARGEIGEVTGIGAVGAWVRTASYWNRSAWAGRRHLDGHDVVDGVVTNPLAHAVATALRIGGARRADDVAYVDTDLWRANPIEADDTSAVRVVATNGTRFGFGLTLCADERTPARVIVYGTEGTITLEYEFDRVLLRTGSVSAEKEYARTPLLEDLLAARRTGGPLLCDVAETGAFMRVLEAVRTGPEPRAIASDGGAGNAGSADGIVEWRGEGDGRWPVITDVESWCEKVASTQKLFTELNTPWTPR